A window of the Haloquadratum walsbyi C23 genome harbors these coding sequences:
- a CDS encoding DUF7129 domain-containing putative zinc-binding protein produces the protein MVIYHGTIDPYATTSSVQECRSCGARFTSADGHCQTCGSTAVQNIAVTRE, from the coding sequence ATGGTGATATATCACGGGACAATTGATCCGTATGCCACCACATCATCGGTACAGGAGTGTCGATCCTGCGGAGCTCGCTTCACTAGCGCTGATGGTCACTGTCAGACATGTGGGAGTACCGCAGTGCAAAATATCGCCGTTACACGGGAGTGA
- a CDS encoding DUF368 domain-containing protein, with protein MVNDSDESSLMPSWLVVYIKGICMGAADAVPGVSGGTIALIVGIYERLITAVTAVTPRRIRAILSAPHPHYRESALAALRTIDIWFLIALGAGILSAIITITRIVHVGIVSYPAITFGFFFGLIAASAWVLRQPLTIDTPGRIVAAAGGFLVAFIVSGQAATALGQSLPVTILAGAVAVSAMILPGISGSLLLVILGQYEYMTGTLSMFVDAGVAVLTGGSFAPVIETGTVVVAFVSGAVFGLFSIAHAVRWALERYYEATFAFLVALIVGALRAPVVRVGTRLSSDAGTGWTPSTIALFITAALVGVFIIILLERAAGIGDVDMRI; from the coding sequence ATGGTGAATGACTCAGACGAGTCCTCGCTCATGCCATCGTGGCTCGTCGTTTATATTAAAGGAATCTGCATGGGAGCAGCAGATGCAGTCCCAGGTGTCTCTGGAGGAACAATTGCACTCATTGTTGGGATCTATGAACGACTGATCACTGCTGTCACCGCTGTTACACCACGCCGAATACGAGCTATTCTCTCAGCCCCTCATCCACACTACCGCGAAAGCGCACTCGCTGCTCTTCGCACAATCGACATTTGGTTTCTCATTGCACTCGGTGCAGGGATTCTTTCAGCGATTATTACAATCACACGTATTGTTCATGTCGGCATCGTCTCATACCCGGCAATAACATTCGGATTCTTTTTTGGACTTATCGCCGCCTCTGCATGGGTTCTCCGACAACCACTCACTATCGATACGCCTGGTCGGATTGTAGCGGCAGCAGGAGGGTTTCTTGTTGCGTTCATTGTCTCCGGGCAGGCTGCCACAGCACTCGGTCAAAGCCTCCCTGTGACGATACTCGCCGGTGCAGTCGCAGTCAGTGCAATGATTCTCCCCGGGATTTCGGGATCACTCTTGCTCGTTATTCTTGGACAGTACGAGTATATGACAGGGACACTCTCGATGTTCGTTGATGCCGGCGTCGCAGTACTTACTGGTGGGTCATTCGCCCCAGTTATAGAGACCGGGACAGTCGTCGTTGCGTTCGTCTCCGGGGCTGTGTTTGGATTATTCAGTATCGCGCATGCCGTTCGATGGGCGCTTGAGCGATATTATGAGGCGACATTTGCGTTTCTTGTTGCACTCATTGTTGGTGCACTTCGCGCACCAGTTGTTCGAGTCGGGACACGACTGAGCTCGGATGCCGGGACTGGTTGGACGCCGTCAACAATTGCTCTCTTCATCACCGCTGCGCTTGTCGGAGTATTTATTATCATTCTCTTAGAGCGCGCTGCTGGCATCGGTGATGTTGATATGAGAATTTAA
- the aglM gene encoding UDP-glucose 6-dehydrogenase AglM, whose product MHISIVGSGYVGTTVAACFADLGHTVTTIDIDDSIVAAIEAGEAPIHEPGLDELVAEHGGDRLRATTTYDIIPETDVTMLALPTPSRDDGSIDLQYMKAGAESVGEALANQNSTDTDTDTDTDPDPDPHLILTKSTVIPTTTDEQLAPAIARDGLARTQDFLVGSNPEFQREGSAVTDFLNPDKLVFGTADERATELLYKLYDPLRERADDEIPVVETDVAAAEMIKYGNNAFLASKVSLINDLGNVCKEFGVDAYEVADAIGLDDRIGAQFLRSGVGFGGSCFPKDTNAIIAAAQERGYNPPMLNATLSVNNIQPERLLELLAKHTEITDNRIAVLGLAFKPGTDDIRHTRAAPVIDQLRDHGADVVAYDPVATENMREKYPDITYTETAADALADAHGAVVVTGWDEFAALDTEFDTMVDPVVIDGRRIIDRRDGITYEGLTW is encoded by the coding sequence ATGCATATCAGCATCGTCGGGAGTGGTTATGTTGGGACAACTGTCGCTGCCTGCTTTGCCGATCTCGGGCATACAGTGACCACCATCGATATTGATGACTCAATCGTCGCTGCTATCGAGGCTGGTGAGGCACCGATTCATGAGCCAGGACTGGATGAACTGGTCGCCGAGCACGGTGGGGATCGATTACGTGCAACAACAACGTATGATATCATCCCTGAGACCGACGTCACGATGCTTGCACTCCCAACACCGTCTCGCGATGACGGAAGCATTGACCTCCAGTATATGAAAGCTGGCGCGGAGTCAGTTGGTGAGGCACTCGCGAATCAGAATTCAACAGATACAGACACAGATACAGATACAGACCCGGACCCAGACCCCCATCTTATCCTCACAAAATCAACCGTGATTCCAACAACGACTGATGAGCAACTTGCGCCTGCCATTGCTCGCGATGGTCTTGCACGTACACAGGACTTTCTTGTCGGCTCAAATCCCGAGTTTCAGCGGGAGGGAAGCGCCGTCACTGACTTTCTTAATCCAGACAAACTCGTTTTTGGAACGGCTGATGAGCGCGCAACTGAATTATTGTATAAATTATATGACCCGCTTCGTGAGCGAGCGGATGATGAGATTCCAGTTGTCGAGACCGACGTCGCAGCAGCGGAGATGATTAAGTATGGAAACAACGCATTTCTTGCCAGTAAAGTCAGTCTGATTAATGATCTTGGAAACGTGTGCAAGGAATTCGGTGTTGACGCATATGAGGTCGCAGATGCAATTGGACTTGATGATCGGATTGGGGCACAATTCCTACGAAGCGGGGTTGGCTTTGGTGGAAGTTGTTTTCCAAAAGATACGAATGCTATCATCGCTGCGGCACAGGAACGCGGATATAATCCACCGATGCTCAATGCCACTCTCAGTGTGAATAATATCCAGCCTGAACGCTTACTCGAATTGCTTGCAAAACACACAGAGATCACTGATAATCGAATTGCCGTGCTTGGTCTTGCATTCAAACCTGGAACGGATGATATTCGTCATACCCGCGCTGCACCAGTCATTGACCAACTTCGCGACCACGGTGCGGATGTGGTTGCTTATGATCCGGTTGCAACCGAAAACATGCGTGAGAAATATCCTGACATTACCTACACTGAGACTGCTGCAGACGCACTTGCTGATGCACATGGAGCCGTTGTTGTCACCGGTTGGGATGAATTCGCGGCGCTTGATACAGAATTTGATACGATGGTGGATCCAGTCGTTATCGATGGTCGACGAATCATTGACCGTCGCGACGGAATCACATATGAAGGACTGACGTGGTGA
- a CDS encoding oligosaccharyl transferase, archaeosortase A system-associated — protein MGSRSKTDNKSDQSLLDILTDWYHLPVLLLIVGAMFAIRMQTYSNFIRDGEVFFSGNDAWYHFREVMYITEHWPSPIPFDAWTGFPYGKWVGQFGTLYDQIIATVALILGVGSPTQTLIGETLLIAPAVAGALAVIPVFFIIKSLSGRIAGIFGAVVLMLLSGTFLNRTLVGVADHNAIEPLMLAIAVFGLVVAFQKAEATMPVWEVVYEEVFDNHDINSIEESLKWGLIGGVLTGLYLWTWPPGIILVGIVGVFTILKISSDVVNEQTPEPTAFAVVVIMIVVAIMSLIAIDRVSFDTTSLSLLQPVAAVGVASSAIALSWLARVWERQSIDTSLYPVAVTGLATVGIAVLSLLQVGLVDLITRNLLRIVGFSASATARTVGEAQPFVSQGSLRRFGVSIPGRIAVEYGLTFFTGLAAAFIIHAKPLFKKGTQQAYAYLGVSISIIGLLFLAGFIPDALETVTGLDEQVAALLVVSAIIGGATFLASYDTDKLFIIVWAAFITGMAFTQVRFNYYLAIVVAVFNGYLFGQLLGYLDLKRSLTSLKNDIDGYQVLAVGAAILLILGPGLAVPISLGNTTTSPAWEAAQNNGPGAVTVWDDSLEWMQGNTPEEGNLGGAGNADEMKLYGTYEFTDDFEYPAGTYGVQSWWDYGHWITTQSNRIPNANPFQQGATSAANFLLSPNETQSHTVLNEQSTEGNQTRYVMVDWQMATPGSKFGAPTVFYDAEPNVSRDDFLRTVYQFNQEGRFSGTTSVRTDRFYNSTMTRLYYYHGSARQPSPIVVDWENRRVQTNDGGDITVAANPRGNQSTVRTFNSMREAEAFVANDTTSQLGGFGAYPTHRVEALDQYRLVHVNNQSASRSILRTTYRGAQAAGINPRTTVPPQPSYVKTFERVPGATIEGSNAPTNSTVTAQVELTIPNKNSTFTYTQQAQTTDTGTFSMTVPYSTTEYDEYGPDNGYTDISVHANDSYTISSAPSFNESGYVVSYQANVSVPEGLVNGDESGAIDVELDRNAQELSIGGSGSSSSSESDSSESDAATDNGASETSESGSTESDSDSTDSSSNADSDSTAGDEGGSSSDSDSDSQSSLDSPISSPSMKRAG, from the coding sequence ATGGGTTCGCGTAGTAAGACCGATAATAAAAGCGACCAATCCCTCCTTGATATACTCACAGACTGGTATCATCTTCCTGTACTCCTCCTCATCGTTGGCGCGATGTTCGCCATCCGAATGCAGACGTACTCAAACTTTATTCGCGACGGCGAGGTGTTCTTCTCTGGAAACGATGCGTGGTATCACTTCAGAGAGGTTATGTATATTACAGAGCATTGGCCCTCTCCAATTCCATTTGATGCATGGACAGGATTTCCATACGGTAAGTGGGTTGGTCAATTTGGAACGCTTTATGACCAGATTATTGCGACTGTTGCTCTCATATTAGGAGTCGGGTCACCAACACAGACACTGATTGGAGAAACACTATTGATTGCTCCGGCAGTTGCTGGGGCGCTCGCGGTTATTCCAGTGTTCTTTATTATCAAATCACTTTCCGGTCGCATTGCCGGAATATTCGGCGCTGTTGTGTTGATGTTACTCTCTGGTACATTCCTCAATCGAACTCTTGTGGGAGTCGCCGATCATAATGCGATTGAACCACTCATGTTGGCTATTGCTGTCTTCGGACTCGTGGTTGCTTTCCAGAAGGCGGAAGCGACAATGCCAGTGTGGGAAGTCGTTTATGAGGAGGTGTTTGACAATCATGACATTAATTCGATTGAAGAGTCTCTCAAATGGGGTCTCATCGGGGGGGTTCTCACAGGACTGTATCTCTGGACATGGCCGCCAGGAATTATCCTTGTCGGTATTGTCGGCGTCTTTACGATACTAAAGATCTCGAGCGATGTTGTTAATGAGCAAACCCCAGAACCCACCGCATTTGCAGTGGTCGTAATCATGATCGTCGTTGCTATTATGTCTCTCATTGCAATTGACCGGGTTTCGTTCGATACAACATCACTCTCATTGCTCCAACCTGTCGCTGCGGTTGGCGTTGCCAGTTCGGCTATTGCTCTGTCATGGCTTGCTCGTGTGTGGGAGCGACAAAGTATTGATACCTCACTGTACCCCGTAGCTGTCACAGGACTCGCGACCGTAGGGATAGCTGTTCTTTCCCTGCTTCAGGTCGGGTTAGTCGATCTTATTACCCGAAATCTTCTACGGATCGTTGGCTTTTCTGCGAGTGCGACAGCACGAACGGTTGGCGAGGCACAGCCATTCGTGTCACAGGGTTCGCTTCGACGATTTGGTGTTTCGATCCCCGGGCGCATTGCTGTCGAGTATGGACTGACGTTCTTTACCGGTCTTGCTGCCGCGTTCATAATTCACGCCAAGCCACTATTTAAGAAGGGAACACAGCAAGCCTACGCGTATCTCGGCGTTAGTATTTCAATTATCGGACTATTGTTCCTTGCAGGGTTCATTCCAGACGCACTTGAGACAGTGACCGGTCTTGACGAACAAGTTGCTGCTCTGCTGGTCGTCTCAGCAATCATTGGGGGTGCAACATTTCTCGCCTCATACGATACAGATAAGCTCTTCATCATTGTCTGGGCAGCATTTATAACAGGAATGGCATTCACGCAAGTCCGATTTAATTACTATCTTGCTATTGTCGTTGCTGTATTCAACGGGTATCTGTTCGGTCAATTACTCGGATATCTCGACCTCAAGCGCTCGCTTACATCGCTGAAGAACGATATTGATGGATATCAAGTCCTCGCTGTTGGTGCTGCAATCTTACTGATTCTGGGTCCTGGGCTTGCTGTCCCGATTAGCCTTGGAAATACGACGACATCTCCTGCATGGGAAGCCGCTCAAAACAATGGTCCCGGTGCAGTCACAGTCTGGGACGACTCACTCGAGTGGATGCAAGGCAATACCCCTGAAGAGGGCAACCTCGGTGGTGCTGGCAATGCCGACGAAATGAAACTGTATGGCACATACGAGTTCACAGACGACTTTGAGTATCCAGCGGGAACCTATGGTGTGCAGTCGTGGTGGGACTATGGTCACTGGATTACGACACAAAGTAACCGAATTCCGAATGCAAATCCATTCCAACAGGGAGCGACTTCTGCAGCAAACTTCCTCCTCTCACCAAATGAAACACAATCGCACACTGTGCTCAATGAACAGAGCACCGAAGGTAACCAGACACGGTATGTAATGGTTGATTGGCAGATGGCAACGCCTGGATCGAAGTTTGGTGCTCCAACCGTTTTCTATGATGCTGAGCCCAACGTCTCTCGGGACGATTTCCTTCGGACGGTGTATCAGTTCAATCAAGAGGGTCGATTCAGCGGAACTACATCCGTCCGAACAGACCGGTTCTACAACAGCACAATGACGCGGTTGTATTACTATCATGGAAGTGCCCGACAACCGTCACCAATTGTCGTTGACTGGGAAAACCGCCGTGTTCAGACGAACGATGGCGGAGATATCACAGTCGCTGCCAACCCTCGTGGAAATCAATCAACCGTGAGAACGTTCAATAGTATGCGAGAGGCAGAGGCATTCGTCGCGAATGACACCACTTCGCAACTCGGTGGATTCGGTGCATATCCAACACACCGCGTCGAGGCATTGGATCAGTATCGTCTTGTCCACGTGAATAATCAATCAGCATCACGGTCAATCCTCCGAACAACTTACCGAGGTGCACAAGCTGCCGGTATCAACCCACGGACGACAGTGCCGCCACAGCCATCATACGTCAAGACATTCGAACGTGTTCCCGGTGCGACGATTGAGGGGAGCAATGCACCTACCAACTCGACAGTGACCGCACAGGTTGAACTCACTATTCCGAATAAGAACTCAACATTCACCTACACACAACAGGCACAGACGACGGACACAGGGACGTTCAGTATGACTGTTCCATACTCAACAACAGAGTATGACGAATACGGTCCCGATAATGGATACACCGATATTAGCGTCCACGCGAATGACAGCTATACAATCTCATCTGCACCGTCATTCAATGAATCTGGATACGTCGTCAGTTATCAAGCGAATGTCTCTGTGCCAGAAGGGCTCGTCAACGGTGATGAATCAGGAGCAATTGATGTCGAACTTGATCGCAATGCACAGGAATTGAGTATCGGTGGATCCGGCTCCAGTTCTAGTTCCGAGTCTGACTCTTCTGAGTCTGATGCAGCAACGGATAACGGCGCGTCTGAGACTAGTGAGAGCGGTTCGACAGAGAGTGACAGTGATTCCACTGATTCGAGTTCAAATGCAGATTCGGACTCAACTGCAGGTGATGAGGGCGGATCCAGTTCAGATTCGGACTCAGACTCGCAGTCGTCACTCGACTCGCCTATTTCTAGTCCGAGCATGAAACGGGCAGGTTAG
- the aglF gene encoding UTP--glucose-1-phosphate uridylyltransferase AglF, which translates to MDAVVLAAGEGTRLRPLTDDKPKGMVEVDDQPILTHCFDQLVELGADELIVVVGYLKERIIDQYGDEYEGVPITYTHQREQRGLAHALLSVEEHIDDDFMLMLGDNIFQANLNDVVRRQREDRADAAFLVEEVPWGEASRYGVCDTNKYGEITDVVEKPDDPPSNLVMTGFYTFTPAIFHACHLVQPSNRGEYEISEAIDLLIQSGRTIDAIGLEGWRIDVGYPEDRDEAEERLQETAFESGQSASADD; encoded by the coding sequence ATGGATGCAGTTGTATTAGCCGCCGGCGAGGGAACCCGGCTTCGACCGCTGACTGATGACAAGCCCAAAGGAATGGTCGAGGTCGATGACCAGCCGATTCTGACGCACTGTTTCGACCAGCTCGTCGAGCTTGGAGCCGACGAACTCATTGTTGTTGTCGGCTATCTCAAGGAACGCATTATCGATCAATATGGCGATGAGTACGAGGGCGTGCCGATTACTTACACGCACCAGCGCGAGCAGAGGGGACTTGCTCACGCATTGCTCTCCGTCGAGGAGCACATCGACGACGATTTTATGTTGATGCTCGGCGACAACATCTTTCAAGCGAACCTCAACGATGTCGTTCGTCGCCAGCGGGAGGATCGCGCCGATGCAGCGTTCCTCGTTGAGGAAGTGCCGTGGGGGGAGGCGAGTCGGTACGGCGTCTGTGATACCAACAAGTATGGCGAGATCACCGATGTCGTCGAGAAACCGGATGATCCACCATCGAATCTCGTAATGACCGGATTCTATACATTTACGCCAGCAATTTTCCACGCCTGTCATCTCGTCCAGCCATCGAACCGTGGTGAGTACGAGATCAGCGAAGCCATCGATCTGTTGATCCAAAGCGGTCGGACAATCGACGCAATTGGGCTTGAGGGCTGGCGGATCGACGTCGGCTATCCAGAAGATCGAGATGAAGCTGAAGAGCGGCTACAGGAAACAGCGTTTGAGTCCGGTCAGTCGGCTTCTGCGGACGACTAA
- a CDS encoding GDP-mannose 4,6-dehydratase: MHILVTGGAGFIGGHLADFFIDASHDVTALDILEPFYDLGLKEHNIDVARQRATETDGSYEFIEGSTTDTKLVNDIVEDIDVIYHQAAQAGVRASVEEPTKVTEYNINGSQTILEAAREHDVTRVVNASSSSVYGKPEYLPYDEAHPNEPVSPYGASKLAVEHYMRVYNEVYGLPAVSLRYFTVYGPRMRPNMAISNFVSRCMRGESPEIYGDGTQTRDFTYIADIVDANHSLLTDDSADGETMNIGSTDNIDITTLAEVVRDEIDPTLNIEYTEARDGDAEHTHADISKATELIGYEPSREIREGVGEFIEWYEDNREWYEPLVVSS; the protein is encoded by the coding sequence ATGCACATCCTCGTCACCGGCGGAGCAGGCTTCATTGGTGGTCACCTTGCGGACTTCTTCATCGACGCGAGTCACGATGTCACCGCACTCGATATTCTTGAACCGTTCTACGATCTTGGACTGAAAGAGCACAACATCGACGTTGCCCGGCAGCGAGCGACCGAAACCGATGGTAGCTACGAGTTCATCGAGGGCTCAACCACAGACACGAAACTCGTCAACGACATCGTCGAAGACATCGACGTCATCTACCATCAGGCTGCCCAAGCAGGCGTTCGAGCGAGCGTCGAGGAGCCGACAAAGGTTACCGAGTACAACATCAACGGTTCCCAGACGATTCTCGAAGCCGCACGCGAACACGATGTCACTCGTGTCGTCAATGCCTCGTCGTCATCGGTCTACGGCAAGCCAGAGTACCTCCCATATGATGAGGCCCACCCGAACGAGCCTGTCTCGCCGTACGGTGCCTCAAAACTCGCCGTCGAACACTACATGCGGGTCTACAACGAGGTCTACGGGCTCCCGGCAGTCTCCCTCCGCTATTTCACCGTCTATGGCCCACGTATGCGGCCGAACATGGCGATCAGTAACTTCGTCTCCCGATGTATGCGCGGCGAATCCCCAGAAATCTACGGTGACGGTACACAGACACGGGACTTCACATATATCGCCGATATCGTTGACGCCAATCACAGCCTGCTGACCGACGATAGTGCCGACGGGGAAACGATGAACATTGGCTCAACCGACAACATCGACATCACCACGCTCGCCGAGGTTGTCCGCGACGAGATCGATCCCACACTCAATATCGAGTATACCGAGGCTCGCGATGGCGACGCCGAACACACTCACGCAGATATCTCGAAAGCCACCGAATTAATTGGCTATGAGCCGAGCCGTGAGATCCGCGAAGGAGTAGGAGAATTTATTGAGTGGTACGAAGACAACCGCGAGTGGTACGAACCGCTTGTCGTCAGTTCATGA
- a CDS encoding ABC transporter ATP-binding protein, producing the protein MTSADELSWRQKIASLRRVAAYRPRFTLSLVLFGGLAAVLEGIGLGFIYPILEVAQTEGAVEGGGPVLDAFLAVYELVGLPFTLGYLIVGVGLVMIIRYTFSFLVAWLRAILAKHYEKSLRTRAFKSALDARIGYFDEEGSDDVLNAIITETRYSGRVIRDGVRTMEYVFLVSVYLGVMVYITPTMTGLAIVLLGGITILLRFVIEPAVTVGNRVAEANEEVQEAVQAGTQGVRDVKLFGLSDEVFSSFRESIEQYATSSVDITRNKAAIQNYYQLAAALTIFVLIYVGFRYSGLSLGELGIFLIAMFQLAPRMSSLNTFFYNLEGNISHLVRTQEFLYRLNENIEPDGEKPVQSVSEIEFEDVHFTYEPDEPVLQGISFEVERGEFVAFVGQSGAGKSTIVSLLVRLYDPNGGDIRGDGTSIEEYDIDQWRERIAVVRQQPYIFNDTLEVNVTIGNRDATRREVEEVCEIAKVDEFLKELPNGYDSQLGDDGVRLSGGQRQRVALARALLKDADFLVLDEATSDLDSNLERQVQRSIEAMDRDYGIIAIAHRLSTVKNADRIHTVDAGKIIESGTHRELLGTDGEYAELYAIQAKE; encoded by the coding sequence ATGACCTCTGCTGACGAACTCTCGTGGAGACAAAAGATCGCTTCCCTCCGTCGCGTAGCAGCCTATCGCCCCAGGTTCACCCTCAGTCTGGTTCTCTTCGGCGGTCTCGCAGCGGTTCTTGAAGGCATCGGGTTGGGGTTCATTTACCCGATTCTCGAAGTCGCCCAGACAGAGGGAGCCGTCGAGGGCGGGGGTCCCGTGCTCGATGCCTTCCTGGCGGTTTATGAACTCGTCGGACTCCCGTTCACACTTGGCTATCTGATTGTCGGGGTCGGACTTGTGATGATTATCCGATATACGTTCTCTTTCCTAGTGGCCTGGCTGCGGGCTATCCTCGCGAAACACTACGAAAAGTCGCTTCGCACCCGAGCCTTCAAGAGCGCACTCGACGCACGGATCGGATACTTCGACGAGGAAGGATCGGACGACGTGCTCAATGCCATCATTACTGAAACGCGGTATTCCGGTCGGGTCATCCGCGACGGTGTCCGGACGATGGAGTATGTTTTCCTCGTCTCAGTTTACCTGGGCGTCATGGTGTACATCACGCCGACGATGACCGGACTGGCTATTGTCCTTCTTGGCGGGATCACGATCCTGCTACGTTTCGTCATCGAGCCTGCGGTGACAGTAGGTAACCGTGTTGCCGAGGCAAACGAAGAAGTCCAAGAGGCGGTTCAGGCTGGTACCCAGGGTGTCCGGGACGTCAAACTCTTCGGGCTCTCAGATGAGGTGTTTTCATCGTTTCGCGAGTCGATCGAGCAGTACGCCACTTCGAGTGTCGATATTACCCGGAACAAGGCCGCTATTCAGAACTACTACCAGCTCGCCGCCGCCTTGACCATCTTCGTCCTCATCTACGTCGGCTTTAGGTACTCGGGACTCTCACTCGGCGAACTCGGTATCTTCCTCATCGCGATGTTCCAGTTAGCCCCACGAATGAGTTCACTCAATACCTTCTTCTATAATCTTGAAGGGAACATCTCGCATCTCGTTCGGACCCAGGAGTTCCTCTATCGGCTCAATGAAAACATCGAGCCGGACGGCGAGAAGCCAGTTCAGTCCGTCAGCGAGATAGAGTTCGAGGACGTTCACTTCACCTACGAGCCTGACGAACCGGTTCTCCAGGGCATCTCCTTCGAGGTCGAGCGCGGTGAGTTCGTGGCCTTCGTCGGACAGTCCGGTGCCGGCAAATCTACAATCGTCTCGCTTCTGGTCCGACTGTATGACCCTAACGGGGGTGATATCCGGGGTGATGGCACCTCGATTGAGGAATACGATATCGACCAGTGGCGTGAGCGAATCGCCGTGGTGCGCCAGCAACCCTATATTTTCAACGACACCCTCGAAGTCAACGTCACGATCGGCAATCGGGACGCCACCCGCCGGGAGGTCGAAGAGGTCTGTGAGATCGCGAAGGTCGATGAGTTCCTAAAGGAATTACCCAATGGGTATGACTCCCAGCTGGGCGACGACGGCGTTCGCCTCTCTGGTGGGCAGCGCCAACGGGTAGCACTCGCTCGCGCCCTTCTCAAAGATGCAGACTTTCTCGTACTGGACGAGGCAACAAGTGATCTTGACTCCAATCTCGAACGGCAGGTCCAGCGGTCAATCGAGGCGATGGATCGGGACTACGGGATAATCGCCATCGCTCATCGTCTTTCGACGGTGAAAAATGCGGATCGTATTCACACCGTCGATGCGGGTAAAATCATTGAGTCAGGCACTCATCGGGAATTACTCGGCACAGATGGGGAGTATGCTGAACTGTATGCTATTCAGGCAAAAGAGTGA
- a CDS encoding glycosyltransferase family 4 protein, which translates to MRIAIVLRSFPPDIIGGMETQTKNMGTELHNADHDVTVFTKQCGDHDDSDVPYEVARVPHWQLTPFVSDFTFLVVALLTLLRRKNEFDVLQCMMIYPMGFLGYVVNKLAGLPYFAWIRGGDYYLMNDICWKRWMMRRVLNDTLVLAQSEEIREDVTSDFSDIDCDIQVLGNAVSVPDETAYGEGVLYVGRLAPKKGLEYLIKALDGLGTQLTIVGDGSERSQLEALATDTEGDITFEGEVPPDTVDRYYSSAAVFVLPSVEGEGMPNAVLEAMAWGLPVIATNSGGLPTVIEDDLNGYLVSMRDPNSLRERIKTVIQNPKKRKQIGENARQYVKDNHSWDSLVSEVEEIYVKLLMDKGDLEE; encoded by the coding sequence ATGAGAATTGCCATCGTCCTCCGAAGTTTCCCTCCGGACATCATAGGAGGTATGGAGACCCAGACCAAAAATATGGGGACGGAACTTCACAACGCAGACCACGATGTTACAGTTTTTACCAAGCAGTGCGGTGATCACGACGACAGCGACGTTCCCTATGAGGTCGCCCGTGTCCCGCACTGGCAGCTAACCCCCTTTGTGAGCGACTTCACCTTCCTCGTGGTAGCTTTGTTAACCCTCCTCCGCCGAAAGAATGAATTCGATGTACTACAGTGTATGATGATTTATCCTATGGGCTTTCTCGGCTACGTCGTCAACAAACTCGCGGGTCTCCCCTATTTCGCCTGGATTCGCGGCGGCGACTATTATCTGATGAACGATATATGCTGGAAACGCTGGATGATGCGCCGCGTCCTGAACGATACACTCGTCCTCGCACAATCCGAGGAGATTCGCGAGGATGTTACCTCCGACTTCTCGGATATCGACTGCGATATCCAAGTACTGGGTAACGCGGTGTCGGTTCCTGACGAGACTGCTTATGGGGAGGGGGTCCTCTACGTCGGTCGCCTCGCCCCGAAGAAAGGGCTCGAATACCTGATCAAAGCACTGGACGGTCTAGGTACACAACTTACCATTGTGGGGGACGGGTCCGAACGGAGCCAACTCGAAGCGCTTGCTACCGATACTGAGGGCGACATAACATTTGAAGGGGAAGTTCCCCCGGATACTGTAGACAGGTATTACAGTTCAGCTGCAGTCTTCGTTCTTCCATCGGTCGAAGGAGAAGGAATGCCGAACGCCGTATTAGAGGCGATGGCTTGGGGTCTTCCGGTAATTGCAACAAATAGCGGCGGACTGCCAACAGTAATCGAAGATGATCTTAATGGGTATCTCGTCTCGATGAGAGATCCAAATTCACTCCGAGAGAGAATAAAAACGGTAATACAAAATCCCAAAAAACGCAAGCAGATTGGGGAAAATGCCAGACAATACGTGAAAGATAATCATTCATGGGACAGTCTCGTGTCCGAAGTTGAAGAAATATACGTCAAGTTATTGATGGACAAAGGCGATTTGGAAGAATAA